A region of the Synechococcus sp. PCC 7502 genome:
GACCAGTGACTACGCGATCGCCAACAAACACAATAGGACGCTGATTTAGGCAAGTATCTTGGTTAGAGCGTTGATACTTATGAAGGTAATAAGCGGTTTCTCCTCCCGCATCAGAGCGGACTCTAATCTCATCAGCAGAAACATAGCTGACATAACCATCGGTACGAGATACAACCACCATACCTGAGTCCCTAGCAGCTTGTGGCTCTAGACCTGTTCCCACTAATGGACGTTCAGGACGTAATAAAGGTACAGCTTGCCGCTGCATGTTAGACCCCATGAGTGCGCGGTTGGCATCATCATGTTCAAGGAACGGAATTAAGGAAGTTGCCACTGAAATGATTTGCACTGGAGATACTGCTACATAATCAACTTCAGTAGGTGAAGCGGTACCAAATTCTTGGCGATAGCGCACAGGCACTAAATCACTGGTAATCTTGCCAGATTCATCGGTGGGAATATCACCAGGAGCAACTCTTAGTTCATCTTCTTCATCAGCAGTCATATACACAGGTGCTAAGTCACGTCGGACTCTGCCTGCTTCTACGGGGTAGTAAGGAGTTTCAATAAAGCCATACTGATTAACACGAGCATGGGTTGCTAAGGAACCGATTAACCCTGCATTTGGTCCTTCAGGAGTTTCAATTGGGCAAATTCGACCATAGTGACTAGGGTGAATATCCCGCACTGCAAATCCTGCCCGTTCACGGGTTAAACCACCAGGACCTAAAGCACTAATCCGCCGTTTGTGGGTAAGCTCAGCTAAAGGATTAGTTTGATCCATAAACTGAGACAGTTGACTGGAACCAAAGAACTCTTTAATGGCAGCAACTAAGGGTTTAGGGTTAACTAAAGAGGCAGGGGTAAGGGAATCGGAGTCAGAAACAGTCATCCGTTCACGAATAATTCGCTCTAGTCGATTTAGTCCAACTCGAACTTGATTTTGCAAAAGTTCACCGACAGAACGTACACGACGGTTACCGAGGTGATCAATGTCATCGATTTGTCCAACATCAAACTCTAAATTGATCAAGTAATTAATCGATGCCAGAATGTCTTCAGATGTTAAAACTCGTTTATCATCGGGAATATTGAGATGCAGCTTTTTATTGAGCTTATACCGCCCAACTTTACCTAGATCATAGCGTTTAGGATCAAAGAATCGAGATTCAAGCAACTGATGCCCACCACTAACGGTAGGAGGCTCACCGGGACGGAGTTTGCGATAAAGCTCCATTAGTGCTTCTTCTTCACCAAATTGTCCTTCTTTATCAATTGTTTTTTGGAAGTATTCGGGGTGACGCAAAGAGTCAAAAATTTCAGCATCAGTTAAACCCAATGCCTTTAATAAAACTTGAGCGGAAAGCTTTCTGGTCTTGTCAATTCTGACCCAAACCAGATCATTTTTATCGGTCTCAAACTTGAGCCATGCACCCCGGTTAGGAATTAGGCTGGCGTTGTAGGTGCGACGGCTATTTTTGTCTATATCTAATTTAAAATAAACCCCAGGACTACGCACAATTTGATTGACGATTACACGCTCTGCCCCATTAATAATAAAGGTTCCACGATCAGTCATAAGCGGGAGATCGCCTATAAATACTTCTTGTTCCTTGATTTCGCCTGTTTCTTTGTTAATTAGGCGGGTAGGAACATACATTTGAACGGCATAGGTGGCATCACGACGCTTGGCTTCATCAACGCTGTACTTTGGACTCCTGAGCTTAAATTCTTTTCCGACAAAGTGGAGTTCCATTTTCCCTGTATAGT
Encoded here:
- the rpoB gene encoding DNA-directed RNA polymerase subunit beta encodes the protein MNKPTHITPAFALPDLVEIQRESFRWFLEEGLIEELDSFSPITDYTGKMELHFVGKEFKLRSPKYSVDEAKRRDATYAVQMYVPTRLINKETGEIKEQEVFIGDLPLMTDRGTFIINGAERVIVNQIVRSPGVYFKLDIDKNSRRTYNASLIPNRGAWLKFETDKNDLVWVRIDKTRKLSAQVLLKALGLTDAEIFDSLRHPEYFQKTIDKEGQFGEEEALMELYRKLRPGEPPTVSGGHQLLESRFFDPKRYDLGKVGRYKLNKKLHLNIPDDKRVLTSEDILASINYLINLEFDVGQIDDIDHLGNRRVRSVGELLQNQVRVGLNRLERIIRERMTVSDSDSLTPASLVNPKPLVAAIKEFFGSSQLSQFMDQTNPLAELTHKRRISALGPGGLTRERAGFAVRDIHPSHYGRICPIETPEGPNAGLIGSLATHARVNQYGFIETPYYPVEAGRVRRDLAPVYMTADEEDELRVAPGDIPTDESGKITSDLVPVRYRQEFGTASPTEVDYVAVSPVQIISVATSLIPFLEHDDANRALMGSNMQRQAVPLLRPERPLVGTGLEPQAARDSGMVVVSRTDGYVSYVSADEIRVRSDAGGETAYYLHKYQRSNQDTCLNQRPIVFVGDRVVTGQVMADGSATEGGELALGQNILVAYMPWEGYNYEDAILINERLVYDDVYTSIHIEKFEIEARQTKLGPEEITREIPNVGEDTLRQLDEQGIIRTGAWVEAGDILVGKVTPKGESDQPPEEKLLRAIFGEKARDVRDNSLRVPNGEKGRVVDVRVFTREQGDELPPGANMVVRVYVAQKRKIQVGDKMAGRHGNKGIISRILSKEDMPYLEDGTPLDIVLNPLGVPSRMNVGQVFECLLAWAGENRDVRFKITPFDEMHGEEMSRASVHEQLAQAQRETGDEWLFNPENPGKLTVYDGRTGEPFDQPVTVGKAYMLKLVHLVDDKIHARSTGPYSLVTQQPLGGKAQQGGQRFGEMEVWALEAFGAAYTLQELLTVKSDDMTGRNESLNAIVKGKAIPRPGTPESFKVLVRELQSLCLDVSVHKLESREDGKNKDTEVDLMVDISTRRVPARPTYESYNKDDED